The genomic stretch agagaagagtaaaaaaaaagagcacaCTCGAGTTACTACTCGTTaataacttaattatatttctttttctcttcttttttttttagaaactttttttttattagcattTTATTGTGAACCAAAATATCTCTGCCCTTAATTTTATGACTGAGCATTATCCATTACCTCATTTTACATAAAGTTACTGACTTGATATTGTAACAATATCAGGAAATCGTCCGTCTAGAAATGGATTGCCTAAAAAATccatcaaattattttttcgaatgTAATGGTGCTAAGTGTTTGAAGCTAAAGTTATTTATGAGAGTTAACGTTAtctaagaaaaaagaagaaaaattaggtgcttaatatattttcttgcaTTCATGATTCGCAGGAAATTAGTGAAAGCTAGAaagctagaaaaaaaaacgaaagaaaaggtaaacgtttaataaagatattttgtGCCCCCATATAAGATGCAATAACTAAGTACAATTTAAAATGGATCAACTAGATGCTTgacaaatcaaaatttttttgtaaaaaacaTTTACGGTCAGCCAGCTttacgaaaaagaattttcattTATGGCTAGATTAccttataatattaaaattgatgtCTAGTTCGAACGAAGGAATTCCGTCACTCATACAACCTTTAATTAAAGCAAGATCGAACGATTCATTCAATGATTCACACACAACTCTTCAGATATTAAACGTGTCCGAGAAATACTGAACTCAAATACTTGCAACATTTTTTACCGTGCACTTGTATAATACTACATTTAATTATGATTAGTCTATCGTATACTTGTGGATTATGAATTTACATTCAGTATGAATGTTACGagatatattgtatattattatagcACAACTACGTGCGTAATGCGAGAGGAAGGGACAAACTACAGCATACTGCAAATATTAgtaaatacttaataatagACTTCAATCACGTATATCTTATCACGATAGAAAATTAGGCCCTCTGCAAAAAAAGTACAAATGCTAAAATAAatactataaaaatttctgccatttatcaaatttataaatagttttttcttttttttttttgtgactcattgtattaatatatttaccaGTAGTGTATGTGCATTTGTGCATTTATCGTTCATCTTTACaagattaaattcttataCTACAAGCTATAACATAtacagaatatattttatatgtaattagcatacgagataaaaaggataaaatcaatttatacgAACCTTAAAAAGGACGTCCAACACAGCATTTTGTGTGTCCCTTCATCTCAACACTGCGTTTCGTGGTAACGGAATCGCTTAGTTCGAACTGCCGTTTCCGATATtgtatttgaaaaaaacaaacgaaaaagaagaaaaaacgcaGGTGTGTTCCTCACCAATCAGCGTGGTTACATTCTATTATCGATACGGCAATCTTGACGACGGGATTCAGGACTGCATTTGAACATTCCTACGCTCTGTAGAATTTAAACGAGAGATAGGTACATTCCAACGTTACGCTAAGATAGATCGTACTTTACCATCGTTACCATTAGCACGCATGTTTACAGAATAAGTGTATCTCTCATCGTAGATTAAGGATTTAATTTAagcagtatttttttttttcttttttgtatccACCGTAAGAAACACGCGGGTATTGTCTTCACTTTTAGAGCAACAGGAAGTTCACCATCAATGGAATCGCTCGCGTGAATCGTATTTCTATTTAAGCGActttcgtttaattataagATGGCAATTTTGGAACTATATCTTTGCTTATATGTGTCTCTTGGTTTTTCTTCTTCGCATGTTTGTAATGTAGATATATTTAGAGAACGTGTATGTAAAATCTACGAATTATCTTTGAAAGGATACTTTCAAGATGTAAACTTATTTGTCTCTTATTGCTTTTgaaatgtttttctttgtacccgggaattaattttttttttatacgactACTGTTGTTTGACGCCGTTTTTGTAAGAAGAACATATCCGACGCAGATTGTACGTTAAatcaaataacaattttattataaaacatgtatgtacatatgtgACACAGTGGTGTTTAAATGCACAAATTTCGTGGGGACGCAAGCTCGATATTTTCAGAATAAACAGCCCGTAGTCTTAATTATTCATAGCTCACAGTTTGAAATTTCACGACTCAAGTATTGATAATAACAACATGCTTTACGGTACTCCTTTACACAGTCgcagataattattttgtaaccACGTTGAAACATTGGTAGCTATACCGTGCCTTTTAGTGTGTATGAAATAAGTATAAagaatgcaaataataataaaaaaataaaaaaaaataaaaaaaaaacgtactgTGGAATTGTGGGTTTTGCAAAACACCTATGTTACTTATTTATGATTTTCAAGTATGatgtaataatatgtattcatgtatgttatttattttataaagatttttctcttttgcagTCGTTTTTTCCGTCACTTTAAGACCTTAcaaaaattacttataaaaaCATACACACTATACACGTTACCAGTCCCTTTGTATAACTGCCACCATAAAGGTAtttgtttcataaatttttaattaatataagcgAGCGTACTTTCAACAGCGTTGCGTTATGTACTACactttaattgtattatacataatttacaacaagttatttcaaatattttggggaaaaaagaaatctagaTATCAAATTAATGATATCCCATTGAAGTAATATACTTTCTGGTCATGTacaaagaatatatattatacagcTAATAGACATTATACGATACTGTAATGGCGTCATTAAATTACAGTGCAGATAACAGTAACAATATACATCTTCCAcgaatttctatatttaaattctgttacgtTCTCTTTGAAGCCGTTCGCTATACGTTTTCGATACGAGATTAAATGAGTCCATGTATCGGTCCATGCACATCGCTATACATTTCTGCAAACAATCATTGAGTCAATTAAATCAGGAAATATCTTTGACGTTGATTGATAACAGGTTGCATAACAAACTAcaaccagaaaaaaaaaaaaaaaaaaaaaaaaaacagcttaAATTCCGTATTTTTAAAGTGACTTTGTCATTATAAAATCTTGATCATTCAGATttcaacaaattttattataatcttgGAAAAGCTTGAGCCTTGATGAACAGAAggtgtattatttaaatatttagaacgTTCAATTATTTGGGGTTAGATTTGACGTAGTGAAAAGTTTACCTGTTCCGAGCTGTCCAACGAAGTGCCCGGCTTGCCTATGCACTTTTTGAAGCATTTTTCCGTCATTTTCTgtaaatacgtataaaaaattgtaacattCAGTCAGCTGATGCAAGCTGTCGGAGAAAAGACGGATAATGTAACGATACCGTGAGTAGTTCCTGAGCATTAGCGACCGCGATTTGTTGCTTTACTTGCTGCATCAGCTCGTCCCGCTGCGAGCCCGTCAAGTTTCCCGCCGCCAACGAGTccattgttttataattttgtgaaTTTTATCCGTGGCGgtaaataaaagtttgtaaAATCCTGCCACGAGTGACGGAGCCGCTAACATGAACCGACTAACCTGTGCTAACCTCACCTCGCCGGTCACGCAAACGGGACCACGTGAAGCCGTCACAAATGCCGTTCACACGGAACGATCGAAGCCAAAGTCGCGTTATACGAAGTCGGTCTTAACCTCGACTGATCAGccatcttaaaaaatattcaatttatttgttaGTATGTACAATCGCGATATTATAAACGTAAATTGCAAAAGAATCTGCTGCCTTTGAATAGAACATAGAGAGTGTTTAAATGTTACAAAGCATTTGAATTACAGCAAACGATGAAAACCAAGAAACAgggcaggaaaaaaaagacgagtAAAGTAAACCTCAGGGCGAAAACTACAGATAAAATAATGGTAAACATTTCTAATTAACGTTTATGCGTACCAAGCGTTTACATATCTCCTTTCTGTAGACATCCAAGAAATTGAAAACTCAGATTTGCAAgacgaaaaaaatgtttcttcgTAAATTACAAGAAGCAATGAATGGATCTTACGATGGAAGAAATCGTAATTTAAGTAATtcaggtaaatttttttaagagaattaAGACTGTAAATAATCATATCGTATATATGGACTTGCACATTTTGTTTATTAGAacaattaatatgttaattatattgttatttaGACCAAGTACTTCGtaaaaaaatgacgaaaaaattatcttcaAAGAAAGCTTCTCCCGCTCTTGTTTCTGCAGTTTTTCATACAAATACTCATAATGAAGACATTAAACGTGACAATAACATGTGCTACCGTTGTcaacattttttacaattaccACGTAATTTGTCTCAGGCATTCAGCAGTAAACCCACTTTTTTAGAGCAATACAAAGAAGAATTGAATTTTGTGCAGGCCATTGTTTGGCTAAAAGCTGTCACTGTCTATACTTATAAAATACCAATTGaacaattgcaaaaaatatttgacaaaCAGTGGAACTCAGTCCAGAAACATAGCAAAAATACATGTACCTatagaaaacaattaaattcgcTTATAAATTATGATCTAGCATCTCAAAAGACAATTACAAAGGATACCTTTGTAACATCAACTCCTTTAGATAATTCCAATGCATCATGCAGTATATCTCAAAATATGAATCTATATACCGGATTTCAAGATGCAcgaaataaatcattaatccCTGTGTCAGAAAATGAtcaaaataaatctgttaCTCAGTTGTTGAAACTCAAAAgttctaataattttcacattgtgacaagagagaaagaaatagaagtaGGGGCCTTGACACTTTCGAAAATTGAAGAAAGTCTAAGTGAAAATGATAGGGTCAATGACATACCTGAGCATCAACcctttatattattaaacaatgCAGAATGCAATGTACAGGATAATATGCAGAGTAcatcaaaatataatattgaacaaataaacaaagaaatattCGAAAATGAGCACATTCTACAAAGCTCTAACGGAATAAGTGAATTTATTTCACCAATAAATAATCAATCTACTTATCTAACATTTaattcgcaaaataatttacacaaaGAACGTTCCATCTCGATAAAAAGCCAAAACAATTTAACTgataaaacgtttaatttcaataacagTTTGAAAAGTCTTACTATCACTCAAAAAGACATTTCTCAAATGTCGAAAGTTAACAACAaagaatattttgcatttttattcgaagatGACAGTCTTTTGCAGAGCAACAACGTTAAAACATCACAAAAAGATAGTGCATATAGTACATCACGatataatatgtttaattattacgatacTGAAGTAGAAACGGGAATTAATGTTAACAAACGTTTATCAGATACCGATGATTATTGTACATTGCAACCTTGCAAAAAGCagattaatatttacgaaacAGAGAAAGCATTTGATGATAGTTCGAAAAGTTTGAACATAACtcaaaaaaatatctctcAAATATCAAACATATGTAATGATAGTAATTCTGATTTTCATATCGTCTGTAGTTATGATAGGTTGAGCAATATTAGTCCTAAAAATGTGTCAAATAATGTTGCAATGGTAATGGCATCTCAGAAATCTATTGACGATAAATCGACATTGAAGGCTGAAGATCCCTGTGAATTGTATCCTTACAAcgagaagaaaattatatccgAGGAAGTAATAGCCTCTGCATCTATAACTCAACAATCTGTAACACAAGCAACTAATATTGAACTTCCAACCAATAATGAACGGCCGAATAATTTTCCAGTTTATAATGACAGGAAAGTTAACAATGAGAAAGTGTTTTTATCTTCTGTGACCGATACATCAGAAAAGTGTGAATCGGAGCTAACACAAAACGATGTATTAGAAGAACAAAATACAAATGAAAACAAGATGCTTTCTGTCGATTGGTTAAACTTTACTTTAGAATCGCTATGTGTAgaacgtataattattaattcaatcgAAGTGATTCTCTCGGTactttgcgataaaaaaatgatagagGAATACATGATAAAggaacgaataaaaaatacgcgCAATTATTGGAAAGATAGTTTAGAAGAAGAAGCGATAAATGCAGTACTGAATATAtccgatatttttataacggaGAAGAAGCCCAACATatgtttaaaagtaattatgaCCACAATCATCAAAGCTATAAATGAGATGACGATGTATACACAATTGAACAAGACATATCATATGGATACTAAGGTACATATACACATTATGCACtctatttttacaaataatatattatacacatatatgtataacgcaCATTGAATATTGCtagaaatgttttaaaattatttatagtaaaaattaattataagtacaTACAATGTAcactatattaattaattttttttttttttagacatcCGTATCAATATATCGTTTACAAATAATTCTGGAATTTTGTAATTCATTACCAATATGCGTCAAAGTAATTGATTACTTGATAACAAGAATAAAATTCCTTCAGTCCGGACTGACAAACAGGAACATTGATAATAATACCTACGTTATGATAAATCAACTGCATCTTGTATTTTACGCGTTAAATATCACTGTACgaaaatattgtacaattaTACCGAGCAAACTAAGTGCTCGACCTATGGACAAAATAATGACTCATGTCACGGATCTTTGGAAAATGCAGTATATcgacaaagaaattaaaaatacggaTTTAGATTTAAATGATGCGGAAAAACGATGGTTAACTGAGTTGGAAAATATTGTGGTTATTTTTACGAAGCATTTTACGCAATTTgctcaaaaattatattcgctAATCCACATACTAATCTCGCGATCTCACACGAAGAAAACACAAAACTTCTAATGTACAAAGCAATGCAATATTAGAATTACATTCAGTTGcttacttattttatatttattttgattattttatataaattaatatttcataaaagtcatattatttatattactattaaattctgttattttacagttactttaaatattaaaaactatgtacaataatattaaaataaatataaagtttttgcTTTGATACAAAACGAATCCATTATAACTCGATGAGTTggattctttattttctgacgAAACTTTAGTTTTCATTGAATTCTCAGTAGACCAACCACATAAAGATCGTGAATTTTGTGGTATTACATCAATAGTCGCATTTATTAGAGTCTGTAATGGGCATATATCCGTGCAGTTTGGTAGTGACAGAACAATTGTCATGTTGTCGGTACccatgtaataatttatctaaaataatttaaatattgtcaataataatatatagtagttaaaatcttttaacataaaatattttaaaggatctaaacgataaataaagtaaattaaatgttaccTTTATTCCGTAGGTATTTGTATCgttatcaaaatataattcgaATATCAACGCAGCTGCTTCATTGGGAATATGAGGTGACCAGAGATCAAGATTTTTCAAAACTCCAACGATGTTTCTTGCATCACCGCTATACAACATCATCTTCCGTTCTTTCGGTATGTCGCCTATTATATACTTTAATGAGTTACCAATAAtctcttttaaaaaagttCCACCGTTTAGTTGCCTCTGCAGAGGAGTCACTGACAGAAGATCATACTCGAACAAAGTAACGTTGTACATTGAACCATGAGGAAACAGATCCATCGCCCAATTAGGTAACGTATTATTTTGAGCTgcctaattaattatattgtcaagtaaaaaaatatgtatactgttaatactttttaaatgaTTTGACAAATGTGTTTAATGGCTAAAT from Cardiocondyla obscurior isolate alpha-2009 linkage group LG12, Cobs3.1, whole genome shotgun sequence encodes the following:
- the LOC139107383 gene encoding uncharacterized protein isoform X3 translates to MEEDTELRDLVVQTLESNGVLAKIRAELRASVFLALEEQDSVMNPEPLLNKTVKQYLSNSEGKLLFSLVREFLEYFGLDYTISVYDPETYFGKEYNYVGRNKLCEELGIDSTEPLLGEILKNSINGAFNSSQKNKTSSRHDETDETTTNFANATFEVSVPKIIHNESVSSSNDNDSSEKLESISEQSPKIPINVTITDKKCNVPSIDANVVADTSGYDKHQFSLRENTMDTDGIEGNRNNNINFDKSTANPHGTCTATNDVAQETDNIITSNQTSPLNKSESLIKFDNPVVIDTQANQNEDITKQNSINSLELSIENNVQSKKPINAGNNFGKTIYFDEIIVGGERKNVSTMNKAEPFLEGLPTINQKANSIFSDLPPLNGKKANINDLKELMNIGLAADGIDNYEEDFVSSASGSANEQSPSKEPDKINSPLKLQTKKEEKPQSAEDISEEIEEIDEILSSTSCQTMKTKKQGRKKKTSKVNLRAKTTDKIMTSKKLKTQICKTKKMFLRKLQEAMNGSYDGRNRNLSNSDQVLRKKMTKKLSSKKASPALVSAVFHTNTHNEDIKRDNNMCYRCQHFLQLPRNLSQAFSSKPTFLEQYKEELNFVQAIVWLKAVTVYTYKIPIEQLQKIFDKQWNSVQKHSKNTCTYRKQLNSLINYDLASQKTITKDTFVTSTPLDNSNASCSISQNMNLYTGFQDARNKSLIPVSENDQNKSVTQLLKLKSSNNFHIVTREKEIEVGALTLSKIEESLSENDRVNDIPEHQPFILLNNAECNVQDNMQSTSKYNIEQINKEIFENEHILQSSNGISEFISPINNQSTYLTFNSQNNLHKERSISIKSQNNLTDKTFNFNNSLKSLTITQKDISQMSKVNNKEYFAFLFEDDSLLQSNNVKTSQKDSAYSTSRYNMFNYYDTEVETGINVNKRLSDTDDYCTLQPCKKQINIYETEKAFDDSSKSLNITQKNISQISNICNDSNSDFHIVCSYDRLSNISPKNVSNNVAMVMASQKSIDDKSTLKAEDPCELYPYNEKKIISEEVIASASITQQSVTQATNIELPTNNERPNNFPVYNDRKVNNEKVFLSSVTDTSEKCESELTQNDVLEEQNTNENKMLSVDWLNFTLESLCVERIIINSIEVILSVLCDKKMIEEYMIKERIKNTRNYWKDSLEEEAINAVLNISDIFITEKKPNICLKVIMTTIIKAINEMTMYTQLNKTYHMDTKTSVSIYRLQIILEFCNSLPICVKVIDYLITRIKFLQSGLTNRNIDNNTYVMINQLHLVFYALNITVRKYCTIIPSKLSARPMDKIMTHVTDLWKMQYIDKEIKNTDLDLNDAEKRWLTELENIVVIFTKHFTQFAQKLYSLIHILISRSHTKKTQNF
- the LOC139107383 gene encoding uncharacterized protein isoform X2, encoding MIDGNISMEEDTELRDLVVQTLESNGVLAKIRAELRASVFLALEEQDSVMNPEPLLNKTVKQYLSNSEGKLLFSLVREFLEYFGLDYTISVYDPETYFGKEYNYVGRNKLCEELGIDSTEPLLGEILKNSINGAFNSSQKNKTSSRHDETDETTTNFANATFEVSVPKIIHNESVSSSNDNDSSEKLESISEQSPKIPINVTITDKKCNVPSIDANVVADTSGYDKHQFSLRENTMDTDGIEGNRNNNINFDKSTANPHGTCTATNDVAQETDNIITSNQTSPLNKSESLIKFDNPVVIDTQANQNEDITKQNSINSLELSIENNVQSKKPINAGNNFGKTIYFDEIIVGGERKNVSTMNKAEPFLEGLPTINQKANSIFSDLPPLNGKKANINDLKELMNIGLDGIDNYEEDFVSSASGSANEQSPSKEPDKINSPLKLQTKKEEKPQSAEDISEEIEEIDEILSSTSCQTMKTKKQGRKKKTSKVNLRAKTTDKIMTSKKLKTQICKTKKMFLRKLQEAMNGSYDGRNRNLSNSDQVLRKKMTKKLSSKKASPALVSAVFHTNTHNEDIKRDNNMCYRCQHFLQLPRNLSQAFSSKPTFLEQYKEELNFVQAIVWLKAVTVYTYKIPIEQLQKIFDKQWNSVQKHSKNTCTYRKQLNSLINYDLASQKTITKDTFVTSTPLDNSNASCSISQNMNLYTGFQDARNKSLIPVSENDQNKSVTQLLKLKSSNNFHIVTREKEIEVGALTLSKIEESLSENDRVNDIPEHQPFILLNNAECNVQDNMQSTSKYNIEQINKEIFENEHILQSSNGISEFISPINNQSTYLTFNSQNNLHKERSISIKSQNNLTDKTFNFNNSLKSLTITQKDISQMSKVNNKEYFAFLFEDDSLLQSNNVKTSQKDSAYSTSRYNMFNYYDTEVETGINVNKRLSDTDDYCTLQPCKKQINIYETEKAFDDSSKSLNITQKNISQISNICNDSNSDFHIVCSYDRLSNISPKNVSNNVAMVMASQKSIDDKSTLKAEDPCELYPYNEKKIISEEVIASASITQQSVTQATNIELPTNNERPNNFPVYNDRKVNNEKVFLSSVTDTSEKCESELTQNDVLEEQNTNENKMLSVDWLNFTLESLCVERIIINSIEVILSVLCDKKMIEEYMIKERIKNTRNYWKDSLEEEAINAVLNISDIFITEKKPNICLKVIMTTIIKAINEMTMYTQLNKTYHMDTKTSVSIYRLQIILEFCNSLPICVKVIDYLITRIKFLQSGLTNRNIDNNTYVMINQLHLVFYALNITVRKYCTIIPSKLSARPMDKIMTHVTDLWKMQYIDKEIKNTDLDLNDAEKRWLTELENIVVIFTKHFTQFAQKLYSLIHILISRSHTKKTQNF
- the LOC139107386 gene encoding mitochondrial import inner membrane translocase subunit Tim13 translates to MDSLAAGNLTGSQRDELMQQVKQQIAVANAQELLTKMTEKCFKKCIGKPGTSLDSSEQKCIAMCMDRYMDSFNLVSKTYSERLQRERNRI
- the LOC139107383 gene encoding uncharacterized protein isoform X1, which encodes MIDGNISMEEDTELRDLVVQTLESNGVLAKIRAELRASVFLALEEQDSVMNPEPLLNKTVKQYLSNSEGKLLFSLVREFLEYFGLDYTISVYDPETYFGKEYNYVGRNKLCEELGIDSTEPLLGEILKNSINGAFNSSQKNKTSSRHDETDETTTNFANATFEVSVPKIIHNESVSSSNDNDSSEKLESISEQSPKIPINVTITDKKCNVPSIDANVVADTSGYDKHQFSLRENTMDTDGIEGNRNNNINFDKSTANPHGTCTATNDVAQETDNIITSNQTSPLNKSESLIKFDNPVVIDTQANQNEDITKQNSINSLELSIENNVQSKKPINAGNNFGKTIYFDEIIVGGERKNVSTMNKAEPFLEGLPTINQKANSIFSDLPPLNGKKANINDLKELMNIGLAADGIDNYEEDFVSSASGSANEQSPSKEPDKINSPLKLQTKKEEKPQSAEDISEEIEEIDEILSSTSCQTMKTKKQGRKKKTSKVNLRAKTTDKIMTSKKLKTQICKTKKMFLRKLQEAMNGSYDGRNRNLSNSDQVLRKKMTKKLSSKKASPALVSAVFHTNTHNEDIKRDNNMCYRCQHFLQLPRNLSQAFSSKPTFLEQYKEELNFVQAIVWLKAVTVYTYKIPIEQLQKIFDKQWNSVQKHSKNTCTYRKQLNSLINYDLASQKTITKDTFVTSTPLDNSNASCSISQNMNLYTGFQDARNKSLIPVSENDQNKSVTQLLKLKSSNNFHIVTREKEIEVGALTLSKIEESLSENDRVNDIPEHQPFILLNNAECNVQDNMQSTSKYNIEQINKEIFENEHILQSSNGISEFISPINNQSTYLTFNSQNNLHKERSISIKSQNNLTDKTFNFNNSLKSLTITQKDISQMSKVNNKEYFAFLFEDDSLLQSNNVKTSQKDSAYSTSRYNMFNYYDTEVETGINVNKRLSDTDDYCTLQPCKKQINIYETEKAFDDSSKSLNITQKNISQISNICNDSNSDFHIVCSYDRLSNISPKNVSNNVAMVMASQKSIDDKSTLKAEDPCELYPYNEKKIISEEVIASASITQQSVTQATNIELPTNNERPNNFPVYNDRKVNNEKVFLSSVTDTSEKCESELTQNDVLEEQNTNENKMLSVDWLNFTLESLCVERIIINSIEVILSVLCDKKMIEEYMIKERIKNTRNYWKDSLEEEAINAVLNISDIFITEKKPNICLKVIMTTIIKAINEMTMYTQLNKTYHMDTKTSVSIYRLQIILEFCNSLPICVKVIDYLITRIKFLQSGLTNRNIDNNTYVMINQLHLVFYALNITVRKYCTIIPSKLSARPMDKIMTHVTDLWKMQYIDKEIKNTDLDLNDAEKRWLTELENIVVIFTKHFTQFAQKLYSLIHILISRSHTKKTQNF